The following proteins come from a genomic window of Methanoculleus caldifontis:
- a CDS encoding DNA double-strand break repair nuclease NurA has translation MTDPETLYRDAIRRIAGRIRETVPEDLAGRFATAGGFDAPSYRHCRGKFDGAVCAVDGSNSIILDAGSFAVAAVRASVSTYAGNTRLCHRTTPLYVVTVNPGAGNEDFDTLFYDCFHCSPKAHLDHDDPVRNTAVMRDTLEYWAATEMAAELDAGDLIVLDGTLQVRHASHDEVIESLLNLCNLRGVLIAAVTKRTSLTWGGGYPIVPAAEGLARDLSVPEPWYLCVSADGGLIDRQETRSWKQRGEQYVARLHRRADRAFKVEIPKFYSPEKVERVFSALASFADDGRVTGYPYPLLDAHQTTKIGRDAIEQVRQNIIREMDLLGMNLADYTGIFGDYHDEFDRY, from the coding sequence ATGACCGACCCGGAGACGCTCTACCGGGACGCGATCCGGCGGATTGCCGGGAGGATCCGCGAGACTGTCCCGGAAGACCTCGCGGGCCGGTTTGCAACCGCCGGAGGGTTTGACGCGCCCTCATACCGGCACTGCCGGGGCAAGTTCGACGGTGCCGTCTGCGCGGTGGACGGGAGCAACAGCATCATCCTCGATGCCGGCAGTTTTGCCGTTGCCGCCGTCCGGGCGTCGGTCAGCACCTATGCCGGGAATACGCGCCTCTGCCACCGGACGACGCCGCTTTACGTCGTCACGGTCAACCCGGGCGCCGGAAACGAGGACTTCGATACGCTCTTTTACGACTGCTTCCACTGCTCCCCGAAGGCGCACCTCGACCACGACGACCCGGTCAGGAACACCGCCGTCATGCGGGATACTCTCGAGTACTGGGCGGCGACGGAGATGGCTGCGGAGCTCGATGCCGGGGACCTCATCGTCCTCGACGGTACGCTTCAGGTCCGCCACGCAAGCCACGACGAGGTCATCGAGAGCCTCTTAAACCTCTGCAACCTCCGGGGAGTCCTGATCGCCGCGGTGACGAAACGGACATCGCTCACCTGGGGAGGAGGGTACCCGATCGTCCCGGCGGCAGAGGGGCTCGCCCGCGATCTCTCTGTCCCTGAACCCTGGTACCTCTGCGTCTCCGCGGACGGGGGCCTGATCGACCGGCAGGAGACACGGTCCTGGAAGCAGCGGGGCGAGCAGTACGTCGCGAGGCTCCACCGGCGGGCGGACCGGGCGTTCAAGGTGGAGATACCGAAGTTCTACAGCCCGGAGAAGGTCGAGCGGGTCTTCTCAGCGCTTGCGTCCTTTGCCGACGACGGGCGGGTCACGGGCTACCCCTACCCGCTCCTCGACGCCCACCAGACCACCAAGATCGGGAGGGATGCGATCGAGCAGGTCCGCCAGAACATCATCAGAGAGATGGACCTGCTCGGCATGAACCTCGCCGACTACACCGGCATCTTCGGTGACTACCATGATGAGTTTGATCGATATTGA